One Cryobacterium psychrophilum DNA segment encodes these proteins:
- the lgt gene encoding prolipoprotein diacylglyceryl transferase: MPLSIPSPGPEWSSFSVGPLTIHAYALCILAGIILATMITSRRLTKRGAEPGVVLDIILWAVPLGIVGARVYHVLTHPGDYFYDGADLWDTVKIWEGGNAIFGSLIGGAIGAYIGCRQTGVRFWSFADAVAPAMLIAQATGRLGNWFNHELFGVPTTLPWGLEIESTNPAYPVGLPPETLFHPTFLYEMIWNVVGVFVILMLERRINLRWGKAIAVYLIWYGVGRSFFETIRIDPSEIYFGIRTNVWAAFGAIVLGIIIFLVQRRAHPGLEPSACVPGREWVAPDPDVESQDTDPDPEDHGAEAEGSDARNAPTATSNRG; encoded by the coding sequence ATGCCCCTGAGCATCCCGAGTCCGGGCCCCGAGTGGAGTTCCTTCAGCGTGGGACCGCTCACCATCCACGCCTACGCCCTCTGCATCCTCGCCGGAATCATCCTGGCCACGATGATCACGTCACGCCGCCTCACCAAGCGCGGCGCCGAGCCGGGAGTCGTACTCGACATCATCCTCTGGGCTGTTCCGCTCGGCATCGTCGGCGCACGCGTCTATCACGTGCTCACACACCCGGGCGATTACTTCTACGACGGAGCCGACCTCTGGGACACGGTGAAGATCTGGGAGGGCGGTAACGCCATCTTCGGGTCCCTCATCGGAGGCGCCATCGGGGCCTACATCGGCTGCCGTCAGACGGGAGTACGTTTCTGGTCCTTCGCGGATGCGGTCGCTCCGGCCATGCTCATCGCCCAGGCCACCGGGCGCCTCGGCAACTGGTTCAATCACGAACTCTTCGGCGTGCCGACCACCCTCCCGTGGGGCCTGGAAATTGAATCCACCAACCCGGCCTATCCGGTGGGACTTCCCCCGGAGACGCTCTTCCACCCCACGTTCCTGTATGAGATGATCTGGAATGTCGTCGGCGTTTTCGTCATCCTGATGCTTGAACGACGCATCAACCTGCGCTGGGGAAAGGCCATCGCCGTCTACCTGATCTGGTACGGAGTCGGGCGCAGCTTCTTCGAGACGATCCGCATCGACCCGAGCGAGATCTACTTCGGGATTCGCACCAACGTGTGGGCCGCCTTCGGAGCCATCGTGCTCGGCATCATCATCTTCCTGGTCCAACGTCGGGCGCATCCGGGGCTCGAGCCCAGCGCCTGCGTACCCGGCCGCGAATGGGTAGCTCCTGATCCTGATGTAGAATCACAAGACACTGATCCGGACCCTGAGGATCACGGCGCCGAGGCCGAAGGGTCCGACGCACGCAACGCGCCCACAGCCACAAGCAACCGCGGGTAG
- the trpA gene encoding tryptophan synthase subunit alpha encodes MSNATNHAAAGHTVVSAVETTIARRREAGSGALIGYLPVGFPSLTESIDAAVALAANGVDIIELGLPYSDPVMDGPVIQVATQKALAGGFRLRHGFEAVAAITAQVSAPVLVMTYWNPVVQYGVDRFADDLLAAGGAGLITPDLIPDEASEWLAASERTGLDRVFLAAPSSSDARLQQAIAASRGFVYAVSTMGTTGARAGVDSAARILVERLRAAGSTSACVGLGISTPEQVREILGYADGAIVGSALVKALADGGVPAVAALALALSEGTRDIRTL; translated from the coding sequence ATGAGCAACGCCACAAACCACGCCGCGGCCGGCCACACGGTCGTGAGCGCCGTGGAGACGACGATCGCCCGGCGCCGCGAAGCGGGAAGTGGGGCCCTCATCGGCTACCTTCCCGTTGGCTTCCCGAGCCTTACCGAGAGCATCGACGCCGCAGTGGCCCTCGCCGCCAATGGCGTCGACATCATCGAGCTCGGTCTCCCCTATTCCGACCCGGTCATGGACGGCCCGGTCATTCAGGTCGCCACACAGAAGGCCCTGGCCGGCGGGTTCCGCCTGCGCCACGGCTTCGAAGCCGTCGCGGCCATCACCGCCCAGGTGAGCGCCCCGGTCCTCGTCATGACCTACTGGAACCCGGTTGTACAGTACGGCGTCGACCGGTTCGCCGATGACCTGCTCGCCGCGGGCGGCGCGGGCCTCATCACCCCCGACCTGATTCCCGACGAGGCGAGCGAATGGCTCGCTGCGAGCGAGCGGACCGGACTCGACCGGGTGTTCCTGGCCGCACCGTCCTCCTCGGACGCGCGTCTCCAGCAGGCCATCGCGGCAAGCCGTGGATTCGTCTACGCGGTATCCACCATGGGTACCACGGGCGCGCGCGCCGGCGTCGATTCCGCCGCTCGCATACTGGTTGAGCGCTTGCGTGCCGCCGGTTCCACGAGCGCGTGCGTCGGCCTGGGAATCTCCACGCCGGAACAGGTACGCGAAATTCTCGGCTACGCCGACGGTGCCATTGTGGGTTCAGCCCTCGTGAAGGCCCTCGCGGACGGCGGGGTTCCTGCGGTCGCAGCGCTCGCCCTGGCCCTCTCTGAGGGCACACGCGACATTCGCACACTCTAG